TCAGTCAACATTCGGAGATTCGTTAATTCTCCAAATCTAGGTGGCAACTTTGTTATTCTTGTACATCTACTCACATCCAGATGACGTAAATTAGTAAGTTTTCTAATTTCTGCTGGTAACCCAGTGAGTCTAAAACATCTTGACAACAACAACGTTTGCATATTATACAAAGAACGTGTGATTGTTAAATTGGTGATGGATGTGTTAGACAAATCCAAGTAGCGTAGATGTATCAAGTTGCCCAGATCAGGCAGCTCAATGATCCCTTTAACAGGAAAAGAAAGCACACGTAAccgttttgacaactttttttccttaaaaattgtaCGCAAGGCAGGCGGTTCTTCAGTTTCTGAAGAGACTAGTAAAAGGAAGGTTCTAATGGACTTTGCATCAAGAAGGGCCTCAAATTTCTCATGGACGTCAAGCCCATTCATCAACCATGCTAAATGCCGAGCCTTTTCTGGAAATCCTCTTGGTTTGCCGTCctcaaatttgaaacaaaattcTCCAGATGCAAATTGAGCTAAATCATTAACAAGGTCATGCATCACAAAGTGTTGTTCATTGTGAGTTGATTCTTGAAAAAGTGATCTTGACAATAGTTCAAGAAAGTACTTGTCTCCGATTTCTTCCATTGTCTCCTCACCTTTTGGCTGCTGCTGCAAGAAACCTTCCGCCATCCACATGAGAAtcaatttctcttttttgaaCTCATAGCCCTTTGAAAACATCGAACAATAAGCAAAGCACTGTTTGACATGTGGATGAAGATGATCATAGCTTAATCTTAATGCGGGAAGTATGTTATTCTTATCATTAGGCAGATCCCATATCTTGCTATTTAGTATTGTATGCCATTGCTTAGCTTCTGATTCCTGGTGCAAGAGGGCCCCGAGTGTTTTTGCAGCTAAAGGTAGGCCTCTGCACTTATTTGCAATTTCATCAccaatactttttaaaattggATGATCATCAGGGTTGCTAGTCCCGAATGCATATTTTTCAAATAGCTTCTGGCAGCATTCTTCTGACAATTGTGTTAGATGATGAGTTGCAATAGCCCGCATGATTGATACAACGCCTTGATTACGAGTTGTCACAATAATTCTACTCCCGCATTCTCCAGCTTTTAAGGGAGCTGACAATAAATCCCAATCAAATAAATTCTCGTTCCACATATCATCTAAGACAAGCAGAAATCTTTTTCCGTTCAATACCATCTTTAGTTTGACTTGAAGAACATTCAGGTCTGTGAAATGACAGTTCTTTGAATCAACCGACTCAAAAATTGTTCTTGTTACTTTAAAAACATCAAGTTCTTCTGAAACATGAACCCAAGCCTTGCCTCCACTAAAATGTTCCTCGACCCTGGAGTCATTATACAAAAGCTGAGCCAGCGTAGTCTTCCCAACTCCAGGAATCCCAACTATTGCAATTACAGGGATTCCGTTTTCCTGTGCAGCACCACCAAGCAAAAGTTCTATTAGTTTCTCTTTATCTTCGTCTCTACCAAACACTTCAGATTCGTCTAGCAAAGAAGTAGTCTGGCGCCTGGGTTGTGGTTTCACCCTTGCACTTCCCTTGAGATTGAGGAGATCTCTCCGTTTTGCTAAATTTTCTAGTCTTTCAATTATCTTTTTGAGCCTGTCTCTTACACCATTATAAAATGGATTTAAAGTAGAGAATCGCTTCATTAACTCTTCTGTAGCAGCCTTAGCTTTTCCCTTGGCAAAATTAGCTTCAATTTCCTTCTTGCGTTTCAAACCGGCGGTGGTGGCCTCGTCCAGCAGATCGTCAGCATCGTAGGCAGCATATTTGAGATCATTAAGCCACTCTTTCACCTTTGTATTCGCGATCTGCTTCTCCTCTGCATCACTGAGAACTGCGTCAGCAGTCAGCAGCTCTATTTCGAGCTTGTCAATGAGCTCCTTATCATTTGCAAAGAATTCTTTGACTGGGACACTATCCACAACTTTTATTAGTCCCAAGAGTGCCGTTGCCAATGGCGCGAGCGCAGACACACTGACCATTTTTTCTGCTTTGCAATGGAACGATCGAAGAGAAAAGAGATTGGGTTGGGAAGTGTGAGAAAGTCTCTGCAGTCTACGAATTGCTTCTTGCTATAATTGAGTTGAGTCCCAACTATCAagagaattttttgttttattttttttcccctcctgtCTCTACTTTTTGATTTGTGGTATACTGTATATAGCATTATCATTGGGAAATGCTAATGCCAAATGTAAGGGATATTCGGCATTTCAAGCTctaaaatatattgtattaaGAAATGTTATTGCtaagtattgcaaatttttttgcaatagtagtagcacaattctaaaaaaaaataataataatattttattatgatgGTGATTGggtgaaagaaagaataaatgatggtAATTGggggaaatattattttattgcgtagatgtattattttaatgagtagaataggaaaataaatgTTTGGGATGTTagaagtattgtaaaatgggattgtataattgataaagtagttttttaggatggtaaaatagaatagagtaGCATTTCCTAATGCTAATGCACACCCACATGGCTTTGAgagtttctcaaccaaaaaaaaaaaataataataataatatatatatatatattagctttGACTTGGAAAGTAATTGTGATATTGTAGAACGGATTTAATTAGAGCATTCTCGTAGGCTGTTCtataaaaaatgcaattttgatacaccaaaaacctactttattattttagcacatcattttacaacataccatttatcagatgttctattcttcaattctatacattaaaataatatttccaacacattaaaataatatatcatcctcctcctcatcatcaacaacaacaacaaacaacgGCACAACCAGCACTGCCACCAACAACCATTGTCGCAATAACACCAACAGCCACCACCGACACAAACCCACGTCCACCAACACtaccttataaaaaataaaaataaaacactacTAGCAAAATTGTTACGGCcgcaaccaccaaaaaaaacaaaaccaccaaaatcaacccacaaccgCCGCCACCCACCAACATCAGCCCATCACAATCCAtgaaaatcaacccacaaccaccaaaatagaaaaacaaaaacaaaaacaaaaacaaaaaacacaacccaCCACTGACCCACAACATCCCACACACCCACCCACTGCTACCGCCAACCAACCCACCGCCAACCCACCCACCCACTGCCGACCCATCCTTTGGAACCCATCCATAGGCCAGCCCTCCCACCGCTGAATTCGCACATCAGAACCCACCACCACCGATTCACCCATCACCAGCCGACCCACCCACCACTAAATCTGCCCATCGCAACCCACCACCACTAATCTGCCCATCACTATCTCAACCCACCCACTGCCGAACCGGGTATCAAAtcactgccaaaaaaaaaaaaaaaccatagcaACAGAGATCGGCATCAAGTCGAGGAGGCGGCGCAGCGAggttgagaggaagagagaaaaccAACGAgagtgagaagaaaaaagagtgatTGAAGTGGGTTGGAGAGGTTTGATGTCTAAGACTCTGAGGCAGaatgagaaagaagagaaaagaagaaagtgatgagagaggagagagaaaagagaataaaaaattattaaactgAAATAGCATTTCTGTCTGTATACTCTCATATTTGAGAGCGTACTGTAGCAtgtgtcaaaattttgagaCGTTTAGCACACTTGATGAGGgtctgtttttgtgtttggtgtgccatTTGACACATTTGAGAgagctgatgagaatgctcttatagATCATGGATGGATGCATTGAATGTAATAACAACCTACCCAACCTAACAccttaagggtgtgtttgtttagaGTCGAAATAGAGTAGATGGAAaactttgaaaagaaaataggaaGGAAAACGTTTTAAagtatgtttggttggatggagaggaattaaaataaatagtagGGCCCAAGTGTTTTCTCTCCGGgcccaccaaaaagttttctctccaaaatggagataaaattgagaaagaaaagCTCGTAAAATGAACTTTtaaaaatacccttgaaattCACCTTCAAGTCTACAACGTTacttctttaattcttttttctttttcttttttaatttgtttttttgcttttgtttggaCATGTtgacttcttttcttcttcttttttttttttttttttttttttttgaattttttttggacgtgtagctttcttttttattttttattttttttttagtgctcgtatgtttattttctcattcattttggttggtttttgtttttgtttttgttcattttttttttagaaaacagttttgggttaatttcttatgctttctttttttttttttttttttttttttactgaagtTTCCatctatacacaatttttttaatgtattatgtgttactttttgttttatttaatagggaCATGATggcaaatttatataaactttattttcaaccaaacaaaaaaaattttcatccctcCAATTTTTCACCCTCCCAACCAAATACAAATGAGGGaaactaaaatcttttctatcctcccacttttccatattctctccattttctatcttcccacttttccatcctcccaaccaCGATTAAATCAactattaaacttttttttattgaattaatattttaaacatCCCACttaattacatgttttttatgtAGTTAATaacttaacatgcatgtcaaatttcatgttaataatatatatctaccatttaatttataaacaagaattttttatacattatttaaaaatacaaaaactttatatttaaaatttttataaatgaaatagatattGATCTCAAATCGTTTTTACGCATTCacagtattaaaaaaatgcaattcaaccatagatttttttaagggaaaattatattttaccacCCATAACTCTACCATCGATTacattttgcaccctaaactatgattCATGTTACACTTTACACCCTAACATCAAGTTTGTTgttaacatatatttttaaaactatggcACTACGTGAAAAAGCCTGATTGCCTCTATTATCAAgtccttaaaaataaatgagaaattacactttaccaccttAAACTATACTCTTATAATTACATTTTGCTTCATAAACTTGAATTTATGTTCAAGTTAACAATAAACTTAATATCAGGATGCAAAGCATAACAATTGCCATGGATTAATTAGGGTACAAAACGTGCATTCGAAAAGTTTagagtgcaaagtgtaatataaggtatagtttaggatggtaaagtgtaatttttcctttaaaaaaattagcatctagtaaaaaaaaattaagtggtataatattgtttaaatctACACGGTGTAACCCTAAACTTGAATTTCTGTCCAAGTTAAAATTAACTTATCGTCGAGGTGCAAAATGTAACAATGTCATAATTTAGGATACAAAACatgcatttgaaaattttagggtgcaaagtgtaatataAAGTATAAGAGtgataaagtataatttttccttttaaaaacaaaattagtactagtaaaaaaatatattaagtggtataatattatttaaatctaCATAGTGTAACCTAAACCTAAATCCAACCCTAATAAATTCCAATTATtgttttgattaatatttttttaatctattaatATTTAATGTATGCACCTATATAATTATCCTAGGCTTTCACatacttcttttttaaaaaatttatatttgaatataaTTCATAATCATAACCCACATATTTTATTAAGAACTTTAGAAAAAGTCACGAAAATGTGGAAGTGAATTTTCAATTCCTTCACAAATTTACACAGAGAGtctcgcgactccctcgcgaGATATGCTTACTCGCAAAAGTTGCCTTGTGCAAATTAGGCTTTTTGCGAGTAACTCGCAAGTCCCTTGCGAGTCACTGACTCGAGAAATGAGTGAAAATTCGGTTTTTAAGGGGCTCACAGtgacatttttttcaaaattttgtttttgcctCCCTTGTGTCTCTCTCAACCCAAAAcactattttctctcaaaactCAACTAAATCTTCTTGGATTTCATCTCTAAGACTTCTGTAAGGtatgttttaacattttttatctttcaaaTCCTTAGATTAAGTGTTAgattcctaaaatttctagggtTGGGCTTATTTTGATTAAGgctgggaaaacttaatttttgtcaaaattttgtcaatttttcttGATTAGGGTGTGTCCCATTTGTGTTGTTGATGAaaatgttggccccttgtggcaaaatAACATGTATAAGGAAAGAttctcacatgttcatgcatttttcatcaTATATGTATAGTGTGTGCACACttggtgtttgataaaatgcctctatggtattttttctctcttttggaCTCTGATGAGTACCAATTTTTGAGGTTTACTTTATTTATacatgtttaacatgttttgatcattggttgtgtgttttacacactttgccccaTAAGTGCTTGTTCATGcattgatcatgcattgcatatGCACACTTGATGCACCCTTTATGCACATACCCTatcacttgacatgttttgcattcattcatgctagttaagtctttttagaccttttagcacATATAATATGTTCTTGTGTCATTGTTatgcttgtttgttttttaatttagggcctttttttttttttttctatttttgcttGTTTTTGGACTAACTTGTATCTAATCCAGTTTGTTACCATTTTTGTGTATGGTTTGTGTGTTTGCTCATTTTTGTAGATGTCTCCTCGTAAGACAGTTGTCAAGAAAGCATCATCCTCGTCATTCCTTTGATTCATTCAGAGATGAAGATGCTAATACCGTCTACACCAAATACTACAAGTATGCTGTGATCATCGTGGAAAGGGGTGTGGACCTTGCATCCTTGGAGAACACATTCATTTTGGAGGTGTTCAGGGAGAGGACATAGACCAAATTGCTTAATTCATCTAGGGATGAGTATAACTATATCATCAAGGAGTTCTTCGCAAATGCTTTTGTGGAAGATGATCATCTCAATTGCTAGGTCTAGGGGAAAGAGTTTACTGTATCCAGGGAGTCAATCCAAGAGCTTCTTGAGACACGTCCAATGACTCTGGATTCCTCTATACACTATgatgaggaaaaataaaataaaattgagtcTTTTGTGCCAATCCTTGGAGGCAAGATCAAGAAGAAGTCCTTGCACACAACAGAATTCTCTCCTTAGATGAGAGCATTGGCGTACATCATGATCTTCAACCTCTATCCAATGAAGAATTTGACAACATTGTCACAGCGAAGGACCatttttcttcatgatctaTTCACTTACAAGGAGATTGATATATGTGGTCACATCTACCACCTTCTTGTCAAGTGCATTAGGAAGAGGAAGTTTAGCATGACTCTTCCATTCCCGAGCCTTATCATGTCATTAATCTCAAAGTCAAGGGTGAAACTTCCTAGAGGACTTCCTGTGCGGTCAAGGAAAGATCCAATTAGTGCTCACACTATGACCAGGAGTAAAGCTCACATCCTGGGTCAAGAGAGAGAAGCCGGTGAAGTGCAAGCTCAAAGGGAAGAAATTGAAGTTGAAGGTGGCAACACCGAAGATGAGATTGATTGGTTCACACTAGGACCCGGGGACATTCCATAGTTATCTTCTCAGGCTCCAGCAAGAGTTCCCGACTACCATGATCATCTTTTAGACAGGGTAGAACAAATGCATAATCTATTGAGTGAGCACATCACCTACTCCAGGAGCCAGTTTGTGTACCTCTAAGAGCAAATCACCTCCCTGTCTTCTCAGATACAAGATTTGCAACACTCAGACTCAAATTCTAATGCATTCTAAGGTCTTTGGCCATTCCAATAAAAAATGGAGAGTAGATAACTTGAGGGAGAGTACAACTTAAGGGGGAGTAGAAAATTATTGGTCCATTGATTCATTTTTGGTGGTTTATTTACATTGCTTTATTTTAAAGCTTTCAGTACTTTTGTTTAAAACTCAGTTTATCTCTAGTACTATGTGTATCTTGGTTTTTATAGCCGTTTCTTGATGCTTTTAGTTATCTCTTGCTTTTTGCCTTAGTTTCTTTAATGCAACATGTGCTTGTTGGATATGCAATTAATTTTTGCACTACTCTTAATTGCTTGCGTGTTTGGATAATCATTTACTAGTTTGAAAGCTCagatttgtgtgaaaacacaagagtttgtttagaccccaataaaaaatatacGGTTAGAttacttttactctaacttatctaagtgtggaacaagagtaaataaagCGCAATCACCGGATCTACTCTAGTGCATACACAtgaacaataaacaataaaagtaaagcacaagagtaagggaagagagctGCAACAATaggataacaccaagacgtattatcaaagaggaaaccgaagaacttggcgaaaaacctcaccgcgaccctccaagtcgaaatcgatccactatagaataaagttggagtacacaaataacaaaagaccctccaagcctagtttaccccatgtacttgagccctccaagctcctgctaccaacggacttctcggaatcatgtcttctctagctttctgaTTGCATTTGCCAAGCTTCACcgacttcttttggcaaatccccaaagcttCCTAATCTCCAAAACACTATCTACAGTCAAATTGGgtatgggttgtgtttgggtacaaatttcttctcaaggtatgacaatgagagagggaaggagaaaaggctagaatgatttctcaataaggatgagtagctctctctctaaaatataGGTAtgttgtgttgtagaaaacctatctagggtttttctctcttaatGGCCTCTCATACTTCTATGGgtaatgagagtatatataATATGGGTAAAGGATAAGAAAGTCACTCTTAAAATCCTCCAAACTGAATGTTCCGCAAGTAtttcgcgggaaggccttactcaTGAGACACTTGCGAAATCGACAGCTTGGtatgactcttcaacttccagtTATGTACTTCTCACATGTCCTTTTCGCAGGAACCCTTCTCGCGAGCTACTCGAGAGCTAATCGCGAAACTATACTGATTTTTCAT
This genomic stretch from Quercus robur chromosome 4, dhQueRobu3.1, whole genome shotgun sequence harbors:
- the LOC126723765 gene encoding putative disease resistance RPP13-like protein 1; the protein is MVSVSALAPLATALLGLIKVVDSVPVKEFFANDKELIDKLEIELLTADAVLSDAEEKQIANTKVKEWLNDLKYAAYDADDLLDEATTAGLKRKKEIEANFAKGKAKAATEELMKRFSTLNPFYNGVRDRLKKIIERLENLAKRRDLLNLKGSARVKPQPRRQTTSLLDESEVFGRDEDKEKLIELLLGGAAQENGIPVIAIVGIPGVGKTTLAQLLYNDSRVEEHFSGGKAWVHVSEELDVFKVTRTIFESVDSKNCHFTDLNVLQVKLKMVLNGKRFLLVLDDMWNENLFDWDLLSAPLKAGECGSRIIVTTRNQGVVSIMRAIATHHLTQLSEECCQKLFEKYAFGTSNPDDHPILKSIGDEIANKCRGLPLAAKTLGALLHQESEAKQWHTILNSKIWDLPNDKNNILPALRLSYDHLHPHVKQCFAYCSMFSKGYEFKKEKLILMWMAEGFLQQQPKGEETMEEIGDKYFLELLSRSLFQESTHNEQHFVMHDLVNDLAQFASGEFCFKFEDGKPRGFPEKARHLAWLMNGLDVHEKFEALLDAKSIRTFLLLVSSETEEPPALRTIFKEKKLSKRLRVLSFPVKGIIELPDLGNLIHLRYLDLSNTSITNLTITRSLYNMQTLLLSRCFRLTGLPAEIRKLTNLRHLDVSRCTRITKLPPRFGELTNLRMLTDFWVGEAKDGESSKISELGRLSCLRGRLSISRLENVGNDQQASEANLKSKNYLCEIVFSWNTTNTSSDHSLKVLENLEPHTNLEKLTIEKYSGGKFPNWLSKVNFPNMVILHLTNCSFCKSLPSLGNLSSLQQLYISEMNRLELVNFGSHGDDGSGNLPFRSLKVLSFIRLPSWTTLTCDSEFPSLQELTIRDCEKLMGKFPDDAYLPCLQDLKLVNCPKLSIFSGEGMLIDSFSQIHISETLNEQLCSLTSLEELQITSLSISLLSNLPILGNGLSGLTTLKELHICNCKMPAELPNLQSLVITDCKELEEWDLYRMELPTCSETTNGCGGEKEFSKESWLPDTLTSLCINIRPRKQCGSHGMGSLIDYEITGKYNEELSFHEEWIPLRISSIQDLEKLVKRFQHLTSLKRLEIKCSMSIQA